The segment CACCTGGGAAGAGGTCAGTGCCACGCCAGACAATGTGCCGGCCGCGTTGACGATTTGCGCGAAGACCTTCTTGATGGAAGCGATCATGGCGGCCGGCTGCCCGGCCAGGAACCAGTTGGCGGGGACGTCGGATCCGCCCGACGATTCCCATTCGGCATTGCTGGTGACGGTGGCGCCGCTGGCCCCCTTGGTGCGGAACGGATTGCCATCACCATTCTGGTCGTCAAAGCCGCCGTATTTTGCCGCCAGGTACATCTGGCTGCGGCGCTGTTCGTCGCCGACGCTGCCGTTCCCGTTCTCATTGACGTCGATGCTGAACGTGGTGACGCGCAATTCCGGCATATCCGGGCGGAAGCCGTAGGTATGGGCCCAATACGCGACGCCGGCCATATAGTAGGTGCCGTGGCCGCTGGAGCCGGTGTCGGCGCCAGCCAGGTTGGCGAGCGAGGTGTCGGGGCGGCTGTTGCCGGATGTTCCCGAACTCTCGAGATCGGCCACCGCCTGCGTCCAGGTCGTGACATCGAAGCTGTACTTGCTGTATTTCGATATCGCGTCCGCCGGCCGGGCCGAGTCGTTGGCAGAGACCGGCTTGCCACCGGAGAGGTAGGTCGTCCTGGTGTTGCCGGGAATGTAGCGGTCCCAGTGCGTATTGATATCGGCAATGGCAAGGACGTAGTTCTTCTGGCAACTGGCAAGGATGGGGTCTGTCCATTGTGTGTAGACCGGAAATCCATCCTTGTAGGCGCTGGCGTTGTCGATGGCTTCGGGCGTTGGTTGCCGGCCTTGCAGGTAGCGGATGCTCTCGTAGTAGAGTTCGCCGACCGGATCCAATGACTTGTAGGCGCCGGAACGCCCGAACTGATTCAGGTAATTGATGACGCCGCTGATGTTCTCTGACGCGCTCTCGGGGTTCTGGATGAATACGCCGTCGTCATCCCATTCCCGGCGCAGGTTGCTGGCTTGGTTGAAATTGCTGTCGACGGTGTTCGGCCCCACATACTTCAGGGGCGCCCGCAAGACACCGCCATAACGGGTATTGGCGCTGTCGTTCAGGTAGCCAAACGCGCCAAAGCGGACCTTGTCTGCATTGCGCTGCATTTCGCCAACCGGCTTGTACCCGGTGCGATACAGCTTGCAGAGATCGGTGCGGGACCTCGCTTCGCTTGCATCGCAGACTTGCACCCGTACCAGGTAGGTGCCCTGGTTCCTGTACTTGCCGGGGCTCGAGCAGCTGGCGCCGGACTCGGTGCTGTCCCCAAAGAACACCTTGTTGCCACATGAGGTGATGTACAAGGTCCTGCTGCTGAAAGGCGTGACCGAGGACGCCTTGTCGTAGGTCTTGCGGGGGAAGTAGGAGTTGCTGTTGAAAAAACTCTCCTGCAGCACGGCACGTTGCAGGATGGTCTGTGTGGCGGAGTCGACGACGCGGTCACCCCCGGTCAGCGCGTAGCGCAGCATATCGATGGCCGAGGCCGTGGCCCAGTTCATGAAGTTGCCGCTGAACTGGCCCGTGCATGTGTGATCGGCCGTGTTGGCGTCGCCGGCAATGACAAAATAGCCATTGCTGGCGCTTCCGCTGTAGTTGTAGCACTTGCGCGGATTGAAGTAGCCAATGTATTCCGTGGTCGGCGAATACGTGCCGGAGCGATAGGCTGCCCCCACCGTGGGGAACTCCACCGAGAGCGTCAGCAGCAGGTTGGGATGGATATTCTGGTTGCGGCCGTACAGCGGCGCCTGCGCGAGCTTGACGGTCGCGAGGCTGCTCTGTTCCGTTGCGGCAAGCAGCAGGCCGGCGGGCAGGCTGAGAAGCGCAGCCATTGCCGCGAAAATGAATTTCCGGATCCGGCTCATTTGCCGTGCTCCGCGACAGGCATGGACGTTCCCATTCATTCCCCCTTCCGGTAGTACGACTGCAACATGACCCGGGTCGCCGGGTTAGCGCCAAAGCCGACGGCCGTGACGCGGAAGATGTATGCGCCCTCGCTCGCGCCTGGCGACATGTCGCTGATCGGCTCGATGATGTAGCGCGGCAGGGCGGCAGGCAGCAGCCCGCCTGTCGCGGTCGGGAACCTGCGGCCGGTGAAGGTGCCGTAGGCGGTGGTGCGTGCGTTGGCGCCCGTCTGGCTGAAGTCAACGGCAAGCCAGTTCGGCGTGCCGTCGAGCACCGGGTCGCACAATCCCTGGAAGGGTGAGGCGCCTGTCACGCCGGTATTGCAACCCGCCACGAACGGCAGCACATTCATCGTGGTGCCGGAGAAGATGGCCGACCGGCTGGTTGGGGCGGAAACACCCTGGATGTCGATTTCCGCATCCAGCAAGGCTGCCTCGGCCGCTTGCTGAGCCAGGTCCCGGTCGCGCTGGTTCGATGCCATGCGCTTGCTGCCAATGGCCAGCCGGGCACCGGCGATGGCGATGACGCTGATGATCAGCAGCATCACCAGGGCGGTGATCAGCGCGATGCCACGCGGGTTGGGGTGCGCGGTGCGGGTGTTCATGTCGGCGAGCAGGTGGTGCAGGTGGCCATGTTCCGGAGCTGTACGGTGACGGTGTACAGGCGTCGCATGCGCTGCAGTTGCGTGGCCGGCGTGAAGGATGTGTCGTTGCCCGGCGAGCCCGGGAACAGGCGCCCGAACAGGCGCAAGGTTGGCGGATCCTGAGGCGATGCGCTGGCGGTATCGCCCATCAGCACCATGGCAATCTTTATGGCGACGACGTTCTGCCAGGTGGTGGGCAGGGCCAGCACCTCGGTGGCCGACAGGAAGCGGTCCGGGGTCTGGTCGAAATTCGTATCCATGCCGTAAAGCACCTGGAAGACTTCAACGCCTGAGATCAGCGAAACAGCCTGGTACGCCGTGCCGGCCGTGAGGATTTCCTTGTTGGCGGCGTCCCGTGGACGATAGCCGCACATCAGCTGAGGCATGCCGCCGGCATCGTTGCTGACATAGAAGACCGCCATGCCGCGCGCTAGGTCTGCGTCTTCCCAGGCCTGCGGCTCGGCGACGCCATTGCCGGAGCAGTCGATCATGCTGTTGTCCGGGACGGTGCGGTCCTGCTGCGTGCCGGAGCCGAAGAAGCGGACCTGCAGCACATCGCTCTTGTTCACGGCACCCGCTTGGGCCGGACACGCGAGGTTTTGCGCCGGATTGCCGAGATCTTGCGCGGGGGCGCCGCAGCTGTCGAGGCCGCTGATGGTCGGCGACAGGCTCGTGGTGGTGAGCATGACGCCTCCGGGGCTGGGCGCGGGAGGCCCGCTGGCGCCGGGAGAGGCCGCGGCGCTGTTGCCCGCATAGTTGCTCCACGCGGCCTGGCGCACGATCCGAACCACGGTATCCACCGCAAAACGGCCTTTCTCATCCAGCGCAGTGGTGTCATCGATGCTGTTGTAGTTGGCTCGTCCGGTCAGGTAGAGCGCCGCGGCAGCCATGATCAGGAGCAGGCTCAGCGTCATCGCCACCATCAGCTCCACCAGCGACAGCCCCAGTTGACGATGCCGG is part of the Cupriavidus necator genome and harbors:
- a CDS encoding PilX N-terminal domain-containing pilus assembly protein; this translates as MNTRTAHPNPRGIALITALVMLLIISVIAIAGARLAIGSKRMASNQRDRDLAQQAAEAALLDAEIDIQGVSAPTSRSAIFSGTTMNVLPFVAGCNTGVTGASPFQGLCDPVLDGTPNWLAVDFSQTGANARTTAYGTFTGRRFPTATGGLLPAALPRYIIEPISDMSPGASEGAYIFRVTAVGFGANPATRVMLQSYYRKGE
- a CDS encoding PilW family protein; the protein is MYLNAGRHRQLGLSLVELMVAMTLSLLLIMAAAALYLTGRANYNSIDDTTALDEKGRFAVDTVVRIVRQAAWSNYAGNSAAASPGASGPPAPSPGGVMLTTTSLSPTISGLDSCGAPAQDLGNPAQNLACPAQAGAVNKSDVLQVRFFGSGTQQDRTVPDNSMIDCSGNGVAEPQAWEDADLARGMAVFYVSNDAGGMPQLMCGYRPRDAANKEILTAGTAYQAVSLISGVEVFQVLYGMDTNFDQTPDRFLSATEVLALPTTWQNVVAIKIAMVLMGDTASASPQDPPTLRLFGRLFPGSPGNDTSFTPATQLQRMRRLYTVTVQLRNMATCTTCSPT